Sequence from the Dehalococcoidia bacterium genome:
ACCAGTAGTTGTTGCAATTCTCCTTCCATACTACGATGTTGCCGGAAATTGCGGGGCTCGATTGGCAGTAAGAATCGGCGCAGACGGGGAACTCAATACCGGAAGATAGATTATATCCGTAGATATCGTTGTCCTCATAGATTTCTTTACGGCAGTCCGTCCATACGATGATGTCGCCATCGATCGCCGGGTTCAGTTGGTCGTCCTCATAG
This genomic interval carries:
- a CDS encoding cell surface protein; this translates as YEDDQLNPAIDGDIIVWTDCRKEIYEDNDIYGYNLSSGIEFPVCADSYCQSSPAISGNIVVWKENCNNYWYATDIYGCNLSDGIKFPICLNPSGQELPAVSNNIVVWTDSRNGNDDIYGARLTFEE